TCCGGACGGCGGGTTCTCGGCGGAGGCGCGGCACTACCGACCCAGCGATCCCCGCGACAACGGCGTGTCCATCGTGGACTGGGGCGGGTCGAGCCGCCGCAAGAGCAATCCCTTCGTCACAGCGGATGCGCTCGTTATCCTCAAGGCGGCGGGACGGGCGATCTGACGTCCCATCCGTCAGTCCGAGACGACCTGCTCGACGGTGCGCTTCGCCAGCGCGACAGAGCAGGCTGCGTTGTGCCACGGCGACGACTGCGCCAACAGGGCGCGAGTGTCCGCCTTCCGTTGGCGTGCGCTGCTGGACAGCACGTGCTACTCTAACAGCACGTGCTACTCTACTGGAAGCGAATACGGTGTCGAGCGACGGAGTAGTTCGATGACAGCCGCAGATCGCGATGTTCCGTACATGGATCGGGCGACCATCGAGGCCCAAGCCGAGGCGCTTCGGCGCGAATACGGGCTCACCCGTGCTCCGGTTGATCCGATCGTGTTGGCGGACATGGCGGGGATCAAGGTACACGCGGCCACGTTCCTCGATTCCACTATAGTTGGTATGATCGCCAAACGAGGACAAGTCTGTCTGCTTTTAGTCAACGACAATGATCCACCATACCGCAAGCGATTCACAATCGCCCACGAGCTTGGGCACTTCTTCCTTGGCCACATCGACGAGGAGGACGAGTTTGTCGATTACGAGCGCACGCTGTTCAGTCAGGCACCGGAAGGCCAGACCACGGTCGCAGTGGCCAGGCGACGTGAGATTCAAGCCAACATGTTTGCTGCTGCATTGTTGATGCCCGAGGATGAAGTGAGAAAGAGATGGCAAGTTGTCAGGTCAATACGTGAACTCGCGCAAGCACTCAACGTGTCTGAAGAGGCAATGGGCATCCGGGTGAATCAGCTTGGGCTTGAGTAATGACGACTGACAACGATCCACTGGAGGAACTTGATCGGCTATTTGGCAGCCGCGGAGTGAGGGTTGGGCCCAAACTAACGTCTGAGGACATCCAGTCATATGGCGAACTGACGGGCATCCGTGACGCCAGTCACCGGCTACACACAGTACTACGGGAATGGAGTGCGCAACAGAATCAGGACAGAGACCTGAGGAAGCGATATGCAACGTGGCTGATGATTGTCATTACGGGCCAGATGGTCCTGATCAATGTTGCGTACGCATTGACGGGATTTGGGTTACTAACCGTCGATGCATGGACTTCTCGGACATTCCTTGTGGCAGTGTTCGCTGAGATCGCGGCGATGGCATCGATAGTTGTCCGCAGTCTTTTCCCGCCGCGAACCGATCAAATGTTGAACCTGATACATGCTTTGAGATCGCGAGGAACTGATGTGCCACGATCCTGAATACGAGCGTCGGCTCTCCGCGATAGGGGAAGTGGTACGGAATCGCCCAGAGCCCTTGCGAAAGTTCGACCAGATATACATGAACGAGCCAGACATGGTGTACCAGGTCTGTGCACTTAGTCATTGGTTACAGGACAGAAATGTACTGTTTGTTGGTGATGGTGATGGCATTGGACTGGCACTCACTCATTGTAGCCGCAGAGGATTAGTCGCAAATGGGCCGAAGCATGTAACAGTCTTGGACTTCGATGAGAGAGTAGTCAACTCAATCAACGGCTTCGCCAGTAGGCTCTCCTACAATCAGGCGATCCGTGCCGAGCGCTATAATGTCGTTGACCCGCTACCCAAGCAGCATTGGTCCATGTTTAATGCTTTCTACACCAATCCCCCCTGGGGTGCGAGCAATGGCGGAGCCAGTGTTCGTGCGTTCGTCCAGCGTGCCATCGAGGCGATGGGCGGATTGGCCAGAGGATGCATTGTCATAGGCGACTCTCCTGAACACGAGTGGACATATGCCGTACAGCTTAGTGTTCAGCGCCAGTTGCTTGCGGCATCCTTCCGCATTGCCGCAATGGCCCCGAGGCTCCACAAGTACGCGCTCGATGATGATCCGGACCTCACGTCTTGTCTGATTCACTGCGAGCGTACGGACGATCCAGGTGTGTTGTCGTACAAGAGTGCTGCTCTACCCGAGGGC
This Candidatus Poribacteria bacterium DNA region includes the following protein-coding sequences:
- a CDS encoding ImmA/IrrE family metallo-endopeptidase; its protein translation is MTAADRDVPYMDRATIEAQAEALRREYGLTRAPVDPIVLADMAGIKVHAATFLDSTIVGMIAKRGQVCLLLVNDNDPPYRKRFTIAHELGHFFLGHIDEEDEFVDYERTLFSQAPEGQTTVAVARRREIQANMFAAALLMPEDEVRKRWQVVRSIRELAQALNVSEEAMGIRVNQLGLE
- a CDS encoding putative methyltransferase — translated: MCHDPEYERRLSAIGEVVRNRPEPLRKFDQIYMNEPDMVYQVCALSHWLQDRNVLFVGDGDGIGLALTHCSRRGLVANGPKHVTVLDFDERVVNSINGFASRLSYNQAIRAERYNVVDPLPKQHWSMFNAFYTNPPWGASNGGASVRAFVQRAIEAMGGLARGCIVIGDSPEHEWTYAVQLSVQRQLLAASFRIAAMAPRLHKYALDDDPDLTSCLIHCERTDDPGVLSYKSAALPEGTLRDFYGTAKDLNTQYVKDVPGRCPELVPLGQGGTVE